Proteins from a genomic interval of Oceanispirochaeta crateris:
- the mraY gene encoding phospho-N-acetylmuramoyl-pentapeptide-transferase, translated as MFEAIFYPLVKYFSFFNIFKYISFRSAYAAVTALLLSFLLGPRVIRVLTQLKLGQEVRNDGPETHLTKAGTPTMGGVLIVLSVTVSILLWQDLSEYYTWVILVSLLGFGLLGFLDDYLKISRKSSDGLRSGLKLWGQLLVSLVIMLILYFCQNDHTTLLYIPFLKNPVLDLGLLYIPFGIFLLVGFSNAVNLTDGLDGLATGLMIIALIAFTAIAYLTGHAVFSDYLQIPFLSGSGELTVSSFALMGACVGFLWFNCHPSEIMMGDTGSLAMGGFLATLALILKKEILLVIIGGVFVIETVSVMIQVYSFKKTGKRVFKMAPLHHHFELSGWAESKVVARFWILGGMFAILGLSTLKIQ; from the coding sequence ATGTTTGAAGCGATTTTTTATCCGCTTGTAAAGTATTTTTCTTTTTTCAATATTTTTAAGTATATCAGTTTCCGTTCGGCCTATGCCGCCGTGACAGCCCTTCTTTTGTCCTTTTTGCTGGGACCCAGGGTGATCAGGGTTCTTACTCAGTTAAAACTAGGTCAAGAGGTCAGGAATGATGGACCAGAAACTCATTTGACCAAGGCAGGAACCCCTACCATGGGCGGTGTCCTTATTGTCCTGTCTGTGACAGTCTCCATCCTCTTATGGCAGGATTTAAGCGAGTATTATACCTGGGTCATCCTGGTCTCTCTTTTAGGATTCGGATTACTTGGGTTTTTAGATGATTATTTGAAAATTTCCAGAAAAAGTTCCGACGGGTTGCGCTCCGGTTTGAAATTATGGGGACAGCTCCTCGTTTCTCTTGTGATCATGCTCATCCTTTACTTTTGTCAGAATGATCATACGACCTTGCTTTATATTCCGTTTTTGAAGAATCCTGTTTTGGATTTGGGCTTGCTTTACATCCCCTTTGGGATCTTCCTTCTCGTAGGCTTTTCTAACGCTGTAAATCTCACCGATGGATTGGATGGACTGGCAACGGGTCTGATGATCATTGCACTGATTGCCTTCACGGCCATTGCGTATTTAACAGGTCATGCTGTTTTTTCTGACTATCTGCAAATCCCTTTTCTATCCGGTTCTGGAGAACTGACCGTCTCCAGCTTTGCTCTGATGGGTGCCTGTGTCGGTTTTCTCTGGTTTAACTGTCATCCCTCTGAGATCATGATGGGAGATACGGGGAGCCTCGCCATGGGCGGATTCCTGGCAACTCTGGCTCTCATCCTTAAAAAAGAAATCCTATTGGTCATCATCGGCGGCGTTTTTGTGATTGAAACCGTATCTGTGATGATTCAGGTGTATTCCTTCAAGAAAACCGGGAAACGTGTTTTTAAGATGGCACCTCTTCATCATCATTTTGAATTATCCGGGTGGGCAGAGAGTAAGGTCGTGGCTCGGTTCTGGATACTCGGAGGCATGTTTGCCATCCTGGGTTTGTCTACCTTGAAGATCCAATAG
- the ftsW gene encoding putative lipid II flippase FtsW, which yields MRRFEADRMVLRVSDSGLLGIMVLLTGTGVSALFSASYHFGRVAAGDPFYFFNRQILWIVLGTLFSFILSRMPLTLIRRLTHPFIITTIVLNILTYVPGIGSTAGGASRWIEIGGNSFQPSELVRVALVLYMAHILDKKKDRMDDFLNSILPVLIMSVFMTVLVYFQNDFSSAIYVFLIAILLLFLAGIRWSYIFGGSAAIVLSAIPMVMAKPYRLERIRSWLSPLADPSGAGYQLLKSRMALQNGHFWGLGVGQGQVKLGGLPAAHSDFVFAVVGEETGFAGIVFILFLFLVFAIKGYSVALNSSSCYVRLAAFGLTSSVYFQVLINAAVVCGALPATGIPLPLFSAGGTSTLVTLGIFGLLINFSRYKAKDREVLCYG from the coding sequence ATGAGACGGTTCGAAGCTGACCGCATGGTTCTCAGAGTAAGTGACTCCGGCCTTTTAGGCATTATGGTCCTGTTAACAGGGACCGGGGTGAGTGCTCTGTTCTCAGCTTCATACCATTTTGGTAGAGTTGCAGCGGGTGATCCGTTTTACTTTTTTAATCGTCAAATCTTATGGATTGTTCTGGGAACTCTGTTCAGCTTTATCTTGAGCCGTATGCCCCTCACCCTGATTCGAAGACTGACTCATCCCTTTATCATAACAACCATTGTATTGAATATCCTCACCTATGTTCCGGGAATAGGAAGTACCGCCGGAGGAGCCAGTCGGTGGATTGAAATTGGAGGTAACTCTTTTCAACCTAGTGAATTGGTTCGTGTGGCACTGGTGTTGTATATGGCGCATATTCTAGATAAGAAAAAGGATAGGATGGATGACTTTCTTAATTCAATCCTTCCCGTTCTGATCATGTCAGTTTTTATGACTGTCCTCGTGTATTTCCAGAATGACTTCTCCTCGGCCATTTACGTCTTTCTCATTGCCATTCTGCTTCTGTTCCTCGCCGGAATCCGCTGGTCCTATATTTTTGGCGGATCAGCCGCCATTGTGCTGTCTGCCATCCCCATGGTTATGGCCAAACCCTATCGTCTGGAACGCATCCGTTCCTGGCTCAGCCCCCTTGCAGATCCCAGCGGGGCCGGATATCAGCTTCTCAAGTCCAGGATGGCCCTTCAAAACGGTCATTTTTGGGGCCTGGGTGTTGGACAGGGGCAGGTGAAATTAGGCGGTCTTCCCGCGGCTCATTCGGATTTTGTATTTGCGGTTGTAGGAGAGGAAACAGGATTTGCCGGCATTGTGTTCATTCTGTTCCTCTTCCTTGTGTTTGCCATAAAAGGTTACTCCGTCGCATTAAACAGTTCCAGCTGTTATGTCAGATTAGCAGCCTTCGGCTTGACCTCTTCGGTTTACTTTCAGGTCTTGATCAATGCGGCTGTTGTTTGCGGCGCCTTGCCTGCCACAGGAATCCCGCTCCCCCTGTTTTCAGCCGGAGGAACATCTACTCTGGTGACTCTGGGGATATTTGGCCTCTTGATCAATTTTTCAAGGTATAAAGCCAAAGACAGGGAGGTCCTTTGCTATGGTTAA
- a CDS encoding cell division protein FtsQ/DivIB codes for MVKFAELPVVLKLRRVLFIFIMLLLLLLGIQLCLTYLILPRMQIGQILLESTLDLSDEVLLSMGGLTGRENYISLNESEIRENFESFPMIRKAYVEKQFPRTLKIILFGRSPLGLAFAGTPGESEPLAFDEYGVVFEVPGNSGYMDLPVLTGLSLEDRNGTQRLPDSLSPLLRDLMNLKKNSPHLFGQISEISVRNNQGVFNEIRLYVNSYKLPILLSAALSDTVMKKILLVLDSLSSGSLMKNLEYADFRTEQVVLKTREGN; via the coding sequence ATGGTTAAATTTGCAGAGCTTCCTGTTGTTTTAAAGCTGCGGCGGGTCTTATTTATTTTTATTATGCTTTTGCTTCTGCTTCTCGGAATCCAGTTGTGTCTGACCTATTTGATTCTGCCGCGTATGCAGATTGGACAGATCTTGCTGGAAAGCACATTGGATCTTTCTGATGAGGTTCTCCTTTCCATGGGTGGTCTGACTGGGCGTGAAAACTATATTTCACTGAATGAGAGCGAAATAAGAGAGAATTTTGAATCCTTTCCCATGATCAGAAAAGCCTATGTGGAAAAACAGTTTCCCCGTACTCTAAAGATCATACTCTTTGGACGATCTCCCTTAGGGCTTGCCTTTGCGGGTACTCCGGGAGAGTCAGAACCTCTGGCGTTTGATGAATATGGTGTGGTCTTCGAAGTTCCGGGAAACTCCGGATACATGGATCTTCCCGTACTGACCGGGTTGAGCCTTGAAGACAGGAACGGAACACAGAGGCTGCCCGATTCTCTTTCCCCTCTATTAAGGGATTTAATGAACCTCAAAAAGAACTCCCCCCATTTATTTGGGCAGATTTCAGAAATCTCTGTTAGAAACAACCAGGGAGTGTTCAATGAAATCAGGTTATATGTGAACTCCTATAAACTGCCGATCCTTCTTTCTGCAGCTTTATCGGATACGGTTATGAAAAAAATTCTTTTGGTTCTCGACTCTTTGAGTTCTGGGAGTCTTATGAAGAATCTGGAATATGCAGACTTCAGAACAGAACAGGTTGTTCTGAAAACAAGGGAGGGCAATTAG
- a CDS encoding tetratricopeptide repeat protein has product MKTRFLLIFWLMSSLLILISCKPGRNNELAQRVYELEQIGSAEAEPDEIREIRKDINHWEKELNDAISAGKNTGRYYRVLGLKFLDYKMYAPARDSFSRAIEITPENGRLYYYRAVTLSRLAVLRDNDEEKLAELALAEKDYLKAIDLEPKYMSPYYSLAILYIYELSRPFEAGPFLEKYLKVERSDGRALLLYGQLLEQMDQPEKAMDQYTRLLSLSGYSAEKEQAALYLNRIREDSF; this is encoded by the coding sequence ATGAAAACAAGATTTCTTTTGATATTTTGGCTTATGAGTTCTCTTCTGATTCTTATTTCTTGCAAGCCGGGAAGGAACAACGAATTGGCTCAAAGAGTCTATGAATTGGAACAGATCGGTTCTGCAGAGGCAGAACCCGACGAAATCAGGGAAATCCGCAAAGACATAAATCACTGGGAAAAAGAGCTGAATGATGCCATCAGCGCCGGGAAAAACACGGGTCGGTATTATCGGGTTTTAGGGCTTAAATTTCTGGACTATAAGATGTATGCCCCCGCGCGGGATAGTTTTTCCAGAGCCATTGAGATCACCCCCGAAAACGGACGGCTCTACTACTACCGGGCTGTGACTCTGTCCAGACTGGCCGTCTTAAGGGACAATGATGAAGAAAAGTTGGCAGAGCTGGCTCTGGCAGAAAAAGACTATTTAAAAGCCATTGATCTAGAGCCTAAGTATATGTCTCCCTATTACAGTCTGGCTATCCTCTATATTTACGAATTATCCCGTCCTTTTGAAGCAGGACCATTTTTGGAGAAGTATTTAAAAGTTGAGCGCAGTGATGGCAGGGCTCTGCTCCTGTACGGACAACTCCTAGAACAAATGGACCAACCCGAAAAAGCAATGGATCAGTATACCCGTCTCCTCTCTCTGTCTGGGTATTCGGCCGAGAAAGAACAGGCTGCACTATATTTGAACAGAATAAGGGAGGATTCATTTTGA
- the dprA gene encoding DNA-processing protein DprA — MIDLNVLFALNRLGSLKLNEKLKILNGFSSPDLFSRVSLYEMEWLLGRKLRMRSFEPDELMALGEGDLKKTNSLGIRWTWYGGREYPSILKEIYDPPFILFWKGSLPSDLRESLAVVGTRKPTLQADRSAYALGLDAATAGIPLISGMAAGIDGAAHRGALAGGGVTWAVLGTGCDKPYPRAHRKLAAEIVTKGGGLISEFVPGTGPVRYNFPKRNRIISGLSQSVVIVQAPGRSGALHTADFALDQGRDVYVHENGLSGRTGRGSALLADQGAPVIGCLKDIYPNLESPGHSMEDAYPMASGTTVEAASMASKMMRYELKDQLKFYKGRVQF; from the coding sequence TTGATAGACCTCAACGTCTTGTTTGCCCTCAATCGACTGGGATCACTTAAATTAAATGAGAAACTTAAAATCCTGAACGGATTCAGCAGTCCCGATCTTTTTTCAAGAGTCTCTTTGTATGAAATGGAATGGCTTTTGGGAAGAAAGTTGCGGATGCGGTCCTTTGAACCCGATGAGCTTATGGCCCTGGGCGAGGGGGATCTTAAGAAGACCAATTCCCTGGGTATCCGGTGGACCTGGTATGGGGGACGAGAGTACCCTAGTATTTTGAAAGAGATTTACGACCCACCTTTCATTCTGTTTTGGAAGGGTTCTCTGCCTTCTGATCTCCGGGAATCATTAGCCGTTGTGGGGACAAGAAAACCCACCCTTCAGGCAGACCGTAGTGCATATGCATTGGGATTGGATGCGGCGACAGCGGGTATTCCTCTTATTTCCGGCATGGCTGCCGGCATTGATGGTGCTGCTCATCGGGGCGCTCTGGCAGGGGGTGGTGTGACATGGGCTGTGCTTGGAACAGGTTGTGACAAACCCTATCCTCGTGCCCATAGGAAGTTGGCTGCGGAGATCGTCACAAAGGGAGGCGGACTCATTTCTGAGTTTGTACCCGGTACGGGACCTGTGCGGTATAATTTTCCCAAAAGGAACAGGATCATCAGTGGACTGAGCCAGTCGGTGGTGATCGTTCAGGCTCCCGGCCGCTCCGGAGCATTGCACACGGCGGACTTTGCCCTGGATCAGGGGCGGGATGTCTATGTGCATGAAAACGGATTGAGTGGCAGGACCGGAAGAGGAAGCGCACTCCTGGCTGACCAGGGGGCTCCGGTCATAGGCTGTCTGAAAGATATCTATCCCAATCTTGAAAGTCCCGGACATTCTATGGAAGATGCCTATCCAATGGCATCAGGAACAACCGTTGAGGCTGCTTCTATGGCTTCCAAAATGATGCGGTATGAGTTAAAAGATCAATTGAAATTCTATAAGGGGAGGGTTCAGTTTTGA
- the ftsA gene encoding cell division protein FtsA, giving the protein MPEKDIVVGLDIGTSRVSALIAEYNDAGELCFAGAGSVPSDGLRKGVVVNIEAAQKAIADAIEAAEQEAGRTVHDVYTAVTSGNVEGLNSRGVVAVSGKGREVTVQDIRRVIEAAKAIAVPMDREILHVVPQHFMVDDKVGIRDPLDMIGVRLEADVHIITGSIAATQNVIKCTNRSGYKVNEISLESLVASQNILSDDEKELGVLYLDIGGGTSDAIVYFEGTPHFSGSLPVAGEQVTTDLSIVLEQPMDQAEAIKLNQGKCWEPLVDPSQEVLLPGIGGRPPRSIPEVDVCRIIQSRMAEILLLIRKQLHQKGYLNRLGGGVVIAGGGALLPGAGELASDIFRRPVRIAMPSGLKDLPGHCRGPEWSTVVGLVMAAKSEENSLGNDSEIIGGAWGFWERLKEWFANFI; this is encoded by the coding sequence TTGCCGGAAAAAGATATTGTCGTAGGACTGGATATTGGAACCAGCAGAGTTTCAGCACTCATTGCAGAATATAACGATGCAGGAGAGCTCTGCTTCGCCGGAGCTGGTTCTGTGCCCTCAGATGGTTTGCGCAAGGGCGTTGTTGTGAATATCGAGGCGGCTCAGAAAGCCATAGCCGATGCTATTGAAGCAGCAGAACAGGAAGCAGGCCGGACAGTACACGATGTGTACACCGCCGTAACAAGCGGGAACGTAGAAGGTCTCAATTCCCGAGGTGTTGTGGCCGTCAGCGGTAAGGGGAGAGAAGTCACTGTCCAGGATATCCGCCGGGTCATCGAAGCCGCCAAAGCCATTGCTGTCCCCATGGACCGGGAAATCCTCCATGTTGTCCCCCAGCATTTTATGGTTGATGACAAGGTGGGAATCCGTGATCCTCTGGATATGATCGGTGTGCGCCTTGAAGCGGATGTCCACATCATCACAGGAAGCATCGCCGCCACTCAAAATGTGATTAAATGCACAAACCGCAGTGGATATAAAGTGAATGAGATTTCCCTCGAATCGCTTGTGGCGTCCCAGAATATTCTTTCCGACGATGAAAAAGAGTTGGGAGTTTTGTATTTGGATATAGGCGGCGGGACCAGTGATGCCATTGTTTATTTTGAGGGAACGCCTCATTTTTCTGGATCTCTTCCTGTTGCGGGTGAACAGGTGACTACCGATCTGTCCATTGTTCTGGAACAGCCCATGGACCAGGCAGAGGCGATCAAGTTGAATCAGGGAAAGTGTTGGGAGCCTCTGGTTGACCCTTCTCAGGAAGTACTTCTTCCAGGGATTGGCGGAAGACCCCCCCGGAGTATTCCCGAAGTGGATGTCTGCAGGATTATTCAGTCCAGAATGGCAGAGATCCTACTGCTCATCAGAAAACAGCTTCACCAGAAGGGATATTTAAACCGTTTGGGTGGTGGAGTTGTCATTGCTGGCGGAGGGGCCTTGCTTCCCGGAGCGGGTGAATTGGCCTCTGATATCTTCAGAAGACCCGTTAGAATTGCCATGCCCTCCGGACTGAAAGATCTGCCGGGTCATTGCCGTGGACCAGAATGGTCTACTGTTGTCGGTCTGGTTATGGCCGCTAAAAGTGAAGAGAATAGCCTAGGGAATGATTCTGAAATCATTGGAGGAGCCTGGGGATTTTGGGAGCGCCTGAAAGAATGGTTTGCTAATTTTATATAG
- a CDS encoding tyrosine-type recombinase/integrase, translating into MISEFDVHLKDYEHHLRALRGLSERTLRAYSNDISAWHEFLNEQGLNEIEAGRDDARMYISTLSVRQLATSTINRSLSSLKSYYSYLEKRNIVDGNPFLGVRSIKKPATLPVYLTNREVSILLDHVEGDDFTAQRDRSLFEMLYSTGCRVSELCHLTVQSVSTNRILIKGKGGKERYVFIGEKARHALELYLPLRSQRLIQCGLADIQSLILDERGQGLSTRGVYYLLQKYMRKSGLNRKIGPHAFRHAFATEILNEGADIRVVQELLGHASLSTTQVYTHTGIERIRQVYRNAHPHGKQAIHRTQRS; encoded by the coding sequence TTGATATCAGAATTTGATGTTCATTTAAAAGATTATGAGCACCACTTAAGAGCCCTCCGGGGGCTTTCAGAGAGAACTCTTCGGGCGTACAGTAATGATATCTCAGCCTGGCACGAGTTTCTAAATGAACAGGGATTAAACGAGATTGAAGCCGGACGGGATGATGCTAGGATGTACATCAGTACACTCTCGGTGAGACAGCTGGCGACATCAACAATCAACAGATCCCTGTCGTCACTCAAGAGTTATTACAGCTATCTGGAAAAAAGGAATATTGTCGATGGCAATCCCTTTTTGGGGGTCCGGTCAATTAAAAAACCGGCGACCCTTCCAGTGTACCTGACAAACAGGGAGGTCAGTATACTCCTGGACCATGTGGAGGGGGATGACTTTACGGCACAAAGGGATAGAAGCCTCTTTGAAATGCTCTATTCAACGGGCTGCCGTGTCAGTGAGCTCTGTCATCTCACGGTTCAATCTGTCAGTACCAATAGAATTCTCATCAAGGGTAAGGGGGGCAAAGAACGGTATGTTTTTATTGGTGAAAAAGCCAGGCATGCTCTCGAACTGTACCTGCCCCTGAGGAGTCAAAGGCTCATCCAATGTGGTCTGGCCGATATCCAGTCTCTTATTTTAGATGAAAGGGGGCAGGGATTGAGTACCAGAGGGGTCTATTATCTGTTGCAGAAATATATGAGAAAGTCCGGACTGAATAGAAAAATCGGTCCCCATGCTTTCCGTCATGCCTTTGCCACAGAAATTTTAAATGAAGGGGCTGATATCAGGGTCGTTCAAGAGTTGCTGGGGCATGCCAGTTTATCAACGACTCAGGTGTATACCCATACGGGGATTGAGAGAATCCGTCAGGTTTATCGGAATGCTCATCCCCATGGAAAACAGGCCATTCACAGGACCCAACGGTCCTGA
- the ftsZ gene encoding cell division protein FtsZ has product MELEILEETLGNKTVIKVIGAGGGGSNAVNRMIACGVKGVEFIATNTDLQALDKSEAPIKLPLGSKLTGGLGAGGNPEIGAQAADEDKETIKNVLKGADMVFITAGMGGGTGTGSAPIIARIARELGALTVAVVTKPFGFEQRRKMGLAEDGIDKLYKEVDTLITIPNENLMKIVEKNTPIREAFLMADDVLRMGVQGISDLITQHGDINIDFADVKAVMRSQGEALMGIGTGRGDNRAIDAATSAINNPLLEDASIDGAKGLLVNVSGGSSLTLAEYKEVMDIIAENIDPDATVIPGTTIDDSMEDEIKVTVIATGFRCRQEEQEVQEKASVPEVPGHSDEILPYEKWKSFYDDDSKQSDSMGSPFQSLIGSGPSESDLYVPTYLRNRKVGS; this is encoded by the coding sequence ATGGAACTTGAAATACTGGAAGAAACGTTGGGAAACAAGACGGTCATCAAGGTGATCGGTGCCGGTGGCGGTGGCAGCAATGCTGTCAATCGAATGATAGCTTGTGGAGTCAAAGGGGTCGAATTTATAGCGACCAACACCGACCTTCAGGCGCTGGATAAGTCTGAAGCCCCCATTAAACTGCCCCTGGGGTCTAAGCTTACAGGCGGACTTGGAGCCGGAGGGAATCCGGAAATCGGGGCTCAGGCTGCTGATGAGGATAAGGAAACCATTAAAAATGTCCTCAAAGGGGCTGACATGGTCTTTATTACCGCAGGAATGGGGGGAGGAACCGGAACAGGTTCTGCTCCTATTATTGCACGGATAGCCCGTGAACTGGGGGCTTTGACCGTTGCCGTTGTCACCAAGCCCTTTGGATTTGAACAAAGGCGTAAAATGGGTCTTGCCGAGGACGGCATAGATAAACTCTACAAGGAAGTGGATACACTCATAACAATTCCGAATGAGAACCTTATGAAGATTGTAGAAAAGAATACGCCTATTCGGGAAGCCTTTTTGATGGCGGATGATGTGCTGCGTATGGGTGTTCAGGGTATCTCCGATCTCATCACACAGCACGGTGATATCAATATTGACTTTGCCGATGTCAAGGCCGTGATGCGATCTCAGGGTGAGGCTCTTATGGGCATCGGAACCGGCCGGGGAGATAACCGCGCCATCGATGCCGCCACCAGTGCCATCAATAATCCGCTTCTGGAAGATGCCAGCATTGACGGAGCCAAGGGGCTTCTTGTCAATGTATCCGGCGGTAGCAGTCTGACCCTTGCAGAGTATAAAGAGGTCATGGATATCATTGCCGAAAACATAGATCCCGATGCCACTGTCATACCGGGAACTACAATCGATGACTCTATGGAAGATGAAATCAAGGTCACTGTCATTGCCACTGGATTTAGATGCAGACAGGAAGAACAGGAAGTCCAGGAAAAAGCCAGTGTCCCCGAGGTTCCAGGGCATAGTGATGAAATCCTCCCCTATGAAAAATGGAAGAGTTTCTATGATGATGACAGCAAACAGTCTGATAGCATGGGTAGCCCTTTTCAGAGTCTTATCGGGTCGGGGCCTTCTGAATCTGACCTCTATGTGCCCACCTATTTGAGAAACAGGAAGGTCGGTAGCTGA
- a CDS encoding site-specific tyrosine recombinase → MISRELSGRFQTYLTVELRMSPNTVDAYLREVLKLEGFLKQADRSWQDLDTPLLENYLLAVRQKEQDLSPRTISRILSSLRSMMEFLILSGERKTNPLQGMDMPRITQSLPEVMTLEEVDAFLAAIPLDTLLGQRDRTLFELIYSCGLRVSEAVDLEMTHLYTEDGMIQVFGKGGKERWVPLGPIAEHWLGIYLNEVRPRMLRPGFMTNTVFLNNRGKGLSRKGMWKNFKSIAETAGVSGKIHTLRHSFATHLLQGGADLRSVQEMLGHSDISTTQIYTHLNRDDLQQAHSEFHPRSKS, encoded by the coding sequence ATGATTTCAAGGGAATTGTCCGGACGGTTTCAAACCTACCTCACAGTTGAACTCCGTATGTCTCCCAATACGGTGGATGCCTATCTGAGGGAAGTTTTGAAACTGGAAGGTTTCCTTAAGCAGGCTGACAGATCCTGGCAGGATCTGGACACTCCCCTCTTGGAGAATTATCTGTTGGCTGTCCGTCAGAAAGAACAGGATCTGAGCCCCCGGACTATCTCCCGGATACTGAGCAGCCTGCGTTCCATGATGGAATTCCTTATTCTAAGCGGAGAAAGAAAGACTAACCCATTGCAGGGAATGGATATGCCCAGGATCACCCAGTCTCTTCCCGAGGTCATGACTCTGGAGGAAGTGGATGCTTTTTTAGCAGCCATACCCCTTGATACGCTCCTGGGACAAAGGGATCGGACCCTTTTTGAACTGATTTACAGCTGCGGTCTGCGTGTTTCCGAAGCCGTCGATCTTGAGATGACCCACCTGTATACCGAAGACGGTATGATTCAGGTTTTTGGAAAAGGCGGAAAGGAGCGCTGGGTTCCCCTGGGACCCATTGCCGAGCACTGGCTGGGTATCTATTTGAACGAAGTACGCCCTCGAATGCTAAGGCCGGGTTTCATGACCAATACGGTGTTTTTAAACAACCGGGGAAAGGGACTCTCCCGAAAGGGCATGTGGAAAAATTTCAAATCCATAGCCGAAACAGCCGGTGTCAGCGGTAAAATCCATACTCTGCGTCACTCCTTTGCAACGCACCTCTTGCAGGGGGGCGCCGACCTCAGGAGTGTGCAGGAAATGCTGGGGCATTCCGATATCAGTACGACCCAGATTTATACTCACTTGAACAGAGATGATCTGCAGCAGGCCCATAGTGAATTTCATCCCAGGAGTAAGTCATGA
- a CDS encoding UDP-N-acetylmuramoyl-tripeptide--D-alanyl-D-alanine ligase: MNSPFSCSRLLKLSGGFFVGDRTRCQEPQTICIDSREAGPRSLFVPLKGERTDGHLHIESAIAAGSSAVLVEQDWAEAHSKTLQNWAAQYPVLFFPVQDTLKQMQELAAAHRARFSKLKVVGVTGSNGKTTTKEMIASVLETMGRTYKNQGNLNSEIGLPLTVLRMNKEYDFAVLEMGINHVGEMDVLVDIARPGTALITNIGSAHIGYLGSKRKIAEEKRKIFSLFKKSNRAFINENEPFGDVLTENLQGILHRYGERSLSELQEVQDLGLEGQRLVFTDCTIRLALPGYHNLNNALAAIAVSRSLGARWDQIREGLESLGAVFGRSQILKGRVDIVQDCYNANPDSVLAAVKMFSAMPARGRRILVLGDMLELGEESEVAHKTIGKALTDSPVDQAFFFGSEMKAAFDEYQLTGKGAFHTDDYRTLEKMLLTASEPGDLVLLKGSRGMELERLAAPLLEERHKKIS; the protein is encoded by the coding sequence ATGAATTCCCCCTTTAGTTGTTCCAGGCTTCTAAAGCTTTCCGGTGGCTTTTTTGTGGGTGACCGAACGCGCTGTCAGGAACCGCAGACAATTTGCATCGATTCAAGAGAAGCCGGGCCACGTTCTTTGTTTGTTCCCCTCAAGGGTGAGCGGACAGATGGGCACCTTCATATTGAATCTGCTATTGCCGCAGGTAGTTCCGCTGTTTTGGTAGAGCAGGACTGGGCTGAGGCTCATTCCAAGACTTTGCAAAATTGGGCTGCCCAGTATCCGGTTCTGTTTTTTCCTGTACAGGATACTTTGAAGCAAATGCAGGAGCTTGCCGCTGCCCATAGGGCCCGTTTTTCAAAGTTGAAGGTTGTCGGCGTTACCGGGAGTAATGGGAAAACGACAACGAAAGAAATGATAGCCTCTGTCTTGGAAACCATGGGGCGAACCTATAAAAATCAGGGAAATCTTAATTCCGAAATTGGTTTGCCTTTGACGGTTCTCAGGATGAATAAAGAATATGATTTTGCCGTTTTGGAGATGGGAATCAACCATGTTGGTGAAATGGATGTCCTGGTCGATATTGCTAGGCCGGGAACAGCGCTGATTACAAATATTGGAAGTGCGCATATTGGATATCTTGGCAGTAAGAGAAAGATTGCAGAAGAAAAACGCAAGATTTTTTCTCTTTTTAAGAAAAGCAACCGTGCATTCATCAACGAAAATGAACCCTTTGGGGATGTTTTGACAGAAAATCTGCAGGGGATATTGCATCGTTATGGTGAGCGGTCTCTATCAGAGCTTCAAGAAGTTCAGGATTTGGGTCTTGAAGGACAAAGGCTGGTGTTTACCGACTGCACCATTCGTTTGGCTTTGCCCGGATATCATAATTTGAATAATGCCCTGGCCGCCATTGCCGTTTCAAGGTCTCTTGGTGCAAGGTGGGATCAGATTCGTGAGGGACTTGAGAGCCTGGGTGCCGTCTTTGGACGGAGCCAAATCCTAAAAGGGCGCGTCGACATAGTGCAGGATTGCTACAATGCCAATCCTGATTCAGTTTTAGCCGCCGTGAAAATGTTCTCTGCCATGCCTGCGCGGGGGCGCAGGATTTTGGTCTTGGGGGATATGCTTGAGTTAGGTGAAGAAAGTGAGGTAGCTCATAAAACGATTGGCAAGGCGTTAACCGACAGCCCTGTCGATCAGGCTTTTTTCTTTGGATCCGAAATGAAGGCTGCATTTGATGAGTATCAGTTGACCGGAAAGGGGGCGTTTCATACCGACGATTATCGTACCCTGGAAAAGATGCTGCTTACTGCTTCAGAACCTGGTGACCTTGTCCTTTTGAAGGGGTCCCGCGGTATGGAGCTTGAACGATTGGCGGCTCCTTTGCTTGAGGAACGGCATAAGAAAATTTCCTAG